The sequence ATTACTCGGCCATCGAAGAGGGTTGGGATGTGTTGGCGGGTGGCACCGGGTCATAACCGCCCGGATTCCACGGATGACAGCGACCGAGCCGACGCAAGGTCAGCCAGCCGCCACGCAGGGCACCATGCTGTTCGATGGCTTCCAGCGCGTAGCAGGAACAACTGGGATAGAAACGACAGTGACTGGCCATCAGTGGGCTGATGGCATAGCGGTAGAACTGGATCGGAGCGAGGGCCAGTTTACGCATGGGGACTGTCGGACACCCCTGATCCGGTAGCGGGTTCAGGGCGGGTCCGGCTGCGCGCAAGGCGTTTCCAGAGCTTGCCGAACTGATGTCTCAGCTCAGGATTCTCAAGATCGCCAATGCCTTTGCGCGCCACGATCACGATGTCCCAACCAGCCAGCAACTCGAGGTTGTGTCGGTAGGATTCGCGGATCTGGCGTTTGAGGCG is a genomic window of Pseudomonas resinovorans NBRC 106553 containing:
- the yidD gene encoding membrane protein insertion efficiency factor YidD, which translates into the protein MRKLALAPIQFYRYAISPLMASHCRFYPSCSCYALEAIEQHGALRGGWLTLRRLGRCHPWNPGGYDPVPPANTSQPSSMAE
- the rnpA gene encoding ribonuclease P protein component: MVSQDFGREKRLLVPRQFKAVFDSPTGKVPGKNVLLLARENGLDHPRLGLVIGKKSVKLSVERNRLKRQIRESYRHNLELLAGWDIVIVARKGIGDLENPELRHQFGKLWKRLARSRTRPEPATGSGVSDSPHA